One window of Candidatus Nitrospira kreftii genomic DNA carries:
- a CDS encoding alanyl-tRNA synthetase encodes MKNSARDLRQAFIRYFEQQGHQAVPSSALIPQADPTLLFTNAGMNQFKRVFLGEETRAYKRAVTVQKCLRAGGKHNDLENVGYTRRHHTFFEMLGNFSFGDYFKEDAIRFGWEFLTDTVGLEKDRLWVTIFREDEEADRLWKKIGVSASRIVRCDEKDNFWQMADTGPCGPCSEIHFDQGAVVPGDDRPNGDGDRVIEIWNLVFMQYNRDTAGTLHPLPKPSIDTGMGLERLTAVAQGVLSNYDSDLFMPVLTAIARRAGAQYGDIERADRSMRVIADHLRAVTFLMTDGVLPSNEGRGYVLRRILRRAARHGRLLGIVEPFLYELTTSVVEQMGTVYSEVTRAAGTIAEATRGEEERFIATLDQGLPILNDMIEKTRATGGTVLAGGDVFKLYDTYGFPMDLITEACREQGMTVDERGFDAAIDDQRTRARKTSGFEQDTARSSMMELAKRVGATQFVGYDRLESDSCLRAILKDDHLVKEASEGDEVEVVLDTTPFYAEGGGQVGDRGTLVGPEGMVEITDTTRPAPTLIVHKGTVRKGSIREGEQLRMAVSGSIRQDAARNHTATHLVHAALRDLLGPHVKQYGSLVGPNRLRFDFAHFRPLSSRDIDDIESTVNEEIRKNEVVTAQVMSIQDAVAKGALAFFGDKYGEQVRVVSVESFSKELCGGTHVRQTGDIGLFRIVSEAGVAAGVRRIEAQTGSGAYTLMKKLEADVRELSEVLKVGQSELAAKTRKLMTQLKDKERELEELKLKMAGGSEAASTSKTVAGVSVHVQRTDGLDVNGMRALADQLRDKLRSGVIALGAVSGDEKVSLLVVVTKDLIGRLRAGELIKAMAAEVGGSGGGRPEMAQAGGKDPAKLDAALEKVFGLVESALQR; translated from the coding sequence ATGAAGAATAGTGCAAGGGACCTACGGCAGGCGTTTATCCGTTATTTCGAGCAACAAGGCCATCAGGCAGTTCCCAGCTCTGCTCTCATTCCACAGGCTGATCCGACCCTGCTGTTCACCAATGCCGGGATGAATCAGTTCAAGCGGGTCTTTCTTGGCGAAGAAACGCGCGCGTACAAGCGAGCCGTGACCGTGCAGAAATGTTTGCGGGCCGGTGGCAAGCACAATGATCTGGAAAATGTCGGCTACACCAGACGGCACCACACGTTTTTTGAAATGCTCGGGAACTTCTCGTTCGGCGATTATTTCAAGGAAGACGCGATCCGATTCGGATGGGAGTTCTTGACCGACACAGTCGGATTGGAAAAAGATCGGCTCTGGGTGACGATCTTCCGAGAAGACGAAGAGGCGGACCGCCTCTGGAAGAAGATCGGCGTGTCGGCTTCCCGTATTGTGCGTTGTGACGAGAAAGATAATTTTTGGCAGATGGCGGATACAGGGCCCTGTGGCCCTTGTTCCGAGATTCATTTCGATCAAGGAGCGGTGGTTCCAGGCGATGATCGGCCAAACGGGGACGGCGATCGCGTGATCGAAATCTGGAACCTCGTATTTATGCAGTACAACCGGGATACCGCCGGCACACTGCATCCTTTGCCCAAACCGAGTATCGATACCGGGATGGGGCTTGAACGCTTGACGGCGGTCGCACAGGGCGTCTTGAGCAATTATGACAGCGATCTGTTTATGCCCGTATTGACTGCCATTGCGAGGCGCGCTGGGGCCCAGTACGGCGACATCGAACGGGCGGACCGCTCCATGCGGGTCATTGCCGACCACTTGCGTGCCGTCACCTTCTTGATGACAGATGGAGTACTGCCATCCAATGAAGGACGAGGCTATGTGCTCCGCCGGATCTTGCGCCGTGCTGCGCGTCATGGACGACTGCTCGGGATTGTCGAGCCTTTCCTGTATGAGCTGACGACATCCGTGGTCGAGCAGATGGGAACCGTCTATTCCGAAGTCACCCGTGCGGCAGGCACCATTGCCGAAGCGACCAGAGGCGAAGAGGAACGGTTTATCGCGACACTCGATCAAGGCCTGCCGATTCTCAACGACATGATCGAGAAGACACGAGCGACCGGCGGAACTGTCTTGGCGGGTGGGGATGTTTTCAAGCTGTACGATACGTACGGGTTTCCAATGGATCTGATCACCGAAGCCTGTCGTGAGCAGGGGATGACGGTCGATGAACGAGGGTTTGATGCGGCGATCGACGACCAGCGAACGCGTGCGCGGAAGACCAGCGGGTTCGAACAGGACACCGCTCGTTCGTCGATGATGGAGCTGGCCAAGCGAGTCGGAGCCACGCAATTTGTCGGCTACGACCGGTTGGAGAGCGACAGCTGTCTACGCGCGATTCTTAAAGATGACCACCTGGTGAAAGAGGCCTCTGAAGGGGATGAAGTGGAAGTCGTACTGGATACCACGCCATTCTATGCCGAAGGAGGCGGACAGGTCGGAGACCGGGGGACATTGGTGGGCCCAGAAGGGATGGTCGAAATCACGGATACGACGAGGCCGGCGCCCACGCTCATCGTTCACAAGGGAACCGTGCGCAAGGGGAGTATCCGAGAAGGCGAACAACTTCGGATGGCGGTCAGCGGTTCGATCCGCCAAGACGCCGCACGTAATCACACGGCGACGCATCTGGTCCACGCCGCCTTGCGGGATCTGCTGGGCCCACATGTCAAACAATATGGCTCCCTGGTCGGACCGAACCGGCTTCGGTTCGACTTCGCCCATTTCCGGCCGCTGTCGTCCCGCGATATCGACGACATCGAATCGACGGTGAACGAAGAGATTCGGAAGAACGAGGTGGTAACTGCACAAGTCATGAGCATTCAAGATGCGGTGGCGAAGGGTGCCCTGGCATTCTTCGGCGACAAGTATGGGGAACAAGTGCGAGTGGTCAGCGTGGAATCTTTCAGTAAGGAACTCTGTGGCGGTACCCATGTCAGACAGACAGGGGATATCGGATTATTCCGTATCGTATCGGAAGCAGGCGTAGCCGCCGGTGTCCGTCGGATCGAGGCTCAAACCGGCAGCGGCGCCTATACGCTGATGAAGAAGCTCGAAGCCGACGTCCGCGAGCTGTCGGAGGTGTTGAAGGTCGGGCAGTCAGAATTGGCGGCTAAGACCCGCAAACTGATGACCCAACTTAAGGACAAGGAGCGAGAGCTGGAAGAGCTGAAACTCAAGATGGCCGGTGGTTCCGAAGCCGCTTCAACCTCCAAGACAGTTGCCGGCGTGTCTGTGCACGTGCAGCGGACGGACGGGCTCGATGTCAACGGCATGCGGGCGCTGGCAGATCAGTTACGGGATAAGCTGAGAAGCGGCGTGATTGCGCTAGGCGCCGTTTCCGGAGACGAAAAGGTTTCGTTGTTGGTTGTGGTCACCAAAGATTTGATCGGCAGGCTCAGAGCAGGTGAGCTGATCAAAGCGATGGCGGCAGAAGTGGGAGGGAGCGGTGGTGGCCGACCCGAGATGGCTCAAGCCGGCGGTAAGGACCCAGCCAAGCTCGATGCAGCGTTAGAAAAAGTCTTTGGCTTGGTCGAAAGCGCTCTACAGCGGTAA
- a CDS encoding Regulatory protein RecX, with protein MREARKNGRIGSRQSVKTRARATPLSPDAVIELAVRFVAHRDRTIAQVEQFLTSRGISSLQAKQAIRRLSDLRYLNDDAYAQRWVERRLAARPMGQERLRAELQAKGVADRLADQVLADAFRTVNEDTLAHRVLKAAQRRGRRLTSTQVGRLLHQRGFTEETIDHIMMKFRMNEERVHEE; from the coding sequence TTGCGCGAAGCGAGGAAAAACGGGCGCATCGGTAGCCGGCAGAGCGTGAAAACTCGCGCACGGGCCACACCGTTGAGTCCGGATGCTGTCATTGAGCTTGCGGTTCGTTTTGTCGCACACAGAGATCGGACGATCGCGCAAGTCGAACAGTTTCTTACCTCACGAGGAATCTCGTCTCTCCAAGCCAAACAAGCGATTCGTCGATTATCCGATCTTCGGTATCTCAATGATGACGCCTATGCCCAGCGTTGGGTGGAGAGGCGACTGGCCGCTCGACCAATGGGACAAGAACGATTGCGGGCAGAATTGCAGGCTAAGGGAGTTGCCGATCGTCTGGCCGACCAGGTCCTCGCCGATGCCTTCCGAACAGTGAATGAAGATACCTTGGCTCATCGCGTCCTGAAAGCCGCACAACGGCGTGGCCGCCGGTTGACTTCGACTCAAGTAGGGCGTCTTCTCCATCAACGAGGTTTCACTGAAGAGACGATCGATCATATAATGATGAAGTTCAGAATGAATGAGGAACGTGTCCATGAAGAATAG